A window of the Streptomyces albireticuli genome harbors these coding sequences:
- a CDS encoding methyltransferase: protein MTSSPGSPDSPESPDTGASPGDDLFQLVFRSAPWTFQSLYVTARLGLADLLGDGPLTSDELAAATHSDADALYRFCRAVAALGLFREHPGRVFELTPSGEAFRGGGLAQFTIVNGAENFRSWADVMYTVRTGKPAFDRIYGMPAFAFLDRDEEARKVFHTMVGRGTVPPAVDSCDFSSDTTVVDLGGSVGTLLAHILRERPGLRGVLQDLPTVVGEAPGVLAGAGVADRVEIVGRSFFDGVPTGGSTYVLSRILHDWGDDDALRILRNVRAAMTEDSRLVVIDQVIPEGGGFHPGKFSDLQMLVVLGGRERTVEEFRDLLLRAGLKVRHLRPPADDPAGSPRTEAVIEAGV from the coding sequence ATGACCTCTTCCCCTGGTTCCCCCGACTCCCCCGAGTCCCCCGACACCGGGGCGTCCCCGGGCGACGACCTGTTCCAGCTGGTCTTCCGGAGCGCCCCGTGGACCTTCCAGAGCCTGTACGTGACCGCCCGGCTCGGCCTCGCCGACCTGCTCGGCGACGGGCCGCTGACCAGCGACGAGCTGGCGGCCGCCACCCACAGCGACGCGGACGCCCTCTACCGCTTCTGCCGCGCGGTGGCCGCGCTCGGGCTGTTCCGCGAACACCCCGGGCGGGTCTTCGAACTGACGCCGTCCGGCGAGGCGTTCCGCGGCGGGGGCCTGGCGCAGTTCACGATCGTCAACGGCGCGGAGAACTTCCGCTCCTGGGCCGACGTCATGTACACCGTGCGGACGGGGAAGCCCGCCTTCGACCGGATCTACGGCATGCCCGCCTTCGCCTTCCTGGACCGCGACGAGGAGGCGCGGAAGGTCTTCCACACGATGGTCGGCCGGGGCACGGTCCCGCCGGCCGTCGACTCCTGCGACTTCTCCTCCGACACCACCGTGGTGGACCTGGGCGGGAGCGTGGGGACGCTGCTCGCGCACATCCTGCGGGAGCGGCCCGGGCTGCGCGGTGTGCTCCAGGACCTGCCGACGGTCGTCGGAGAGGCGCCCGGCGTGCTGGCCGGGGCGGGGGTCGCGGACCGGGTGGAGATCGTGGGCCGGAGCTTCTTCGACGGGGTGCCGACGGGCGGGAGCACGTATGTGCTCTCGCGGATCCTGCACGACTGGGGCGACGACGACGCGCTGCGCATCCTGCGCAACGTCCGTGCCGCCATGACGGAGGACTCGCGGCTCGTCGTCATCGACCAGGTGATCCCGGAGGGCGGTGGCTTCCACCCCGGCAAGTTCTCCGATCTCCAGATGCTGGTCGTCCTCGGCGGGCGGGAGCGGACCGTGGAGGAGTTCCGGGATCTGCTGCTGCGGGCCGGCCTGAAGGTCAGGCACCTCCGGCCGCCGGCGGACGACCCGGCGGGCAGCCCGCGCACGGAGGCGGTGATCGAGGCGGGGGTGTGA
- a CDS encoding DHA2 family efflux MFS transporter permease subunit, whose amino-acid sequence MAAYDDRAGTPDGAAAAPAEKPGLSPQARQAVLVVLLGAILAFLDSTVVNVALRHLSLDFDTSLDTVQWVVTSYLLALAAVIPLSAWAARRYGPRRLYAWSLAVFTLASALCGVATSAEMLIGFRILQGIGGGLMMPVGQMILVRAAGPQGLARVMSAIGVPMVLTPVFGPTIGGLLLDHAGWEWIFWINVPIGLLALYLTVRLLPRDVTEEAGPLDAIGLFLVSVGVVGVTYGLAQAGQQGDLLAADVLLPFLAGLVLTAAFVLRALRVEHPLLDLRLYRNKMFSAASFATFAMGAAIFGGMILMPLYYQVVRHEDAVATGLLLAPQGIGAAVAMWLSGRLFEKIGSLTAVIGGAICVAATVPFVLITSGSSYWLLSLAMVARGFGIGMAGMPAMTAAFRALEPAQVGDATPQLNMLQRVGGSMGTALFVVVLQQHLDDAGARPAEQASGFGTTFVWVLAAAVVATLPAVLMTALERRAAREAAGVPDDTGTEARSAV is encoded by the coding sequence ATGGCTGCATACGATGACCGAGCGGGCACGCCGGACGGGGCCGCGGCGGCCCCGGCGGAGAAGCCCGGCCTCTCCCCTCAAGCGCGGCAAGCGGTGCTGGTCGTCCTGCTGGGCGCGATCCTGGCCTTTCTGGACTCGACCGTTGTCAACGTCGCCCTCCGGCACCTCTCCCTCGACTTCGACACCTCGCTGGACACCGTCCAGTGGGTGGTCACCAGCTATCTGCTGGCCCTGGCGGCGGTGATCCCGCTGTCCGCCTGGGCCGCACGGCGCTACGGACCCCGCCGGCTCTACGCGTGGTCGCTCGCGGTCTTCACGCTGGCCTCGGCCCTGTGCGGCGTCGCCACGTCGGCCGAGATGCTGATCGGCTTCCGGATCCTCCAGGGCATCGGCGGCGGGCTGATGATGCCCGTCGGGCAGATGATCCTGGTGCGGGCGGCGGGGCCGCAGGGCCTGGCCAGGGTGATGAGCGCGATCGGCGTGCCGATGGTGCTCACACCGGTCTTCGGGCCGACCATCGGCGGGCTGCTCCTGGACCACGCCGGCTGGGAGTGGATCTTCTGGATCAATGTGCCCATCGGGCTGCTGGCCCTCTACCTCACGGTGCGCCTGCTCCCGCGCGATGTGACCGAGGAGGCGGGGCCGCTGGACGCGATCGGGCTGTTCCTGGTGTCCGTGGGCGTCGTCGGCGTCACGTACGGGCTGGCCCAGGCCGGTCAGCAGGGTGATCTGCTCGCCGCCGACGTCCTGCTGCCGTTCCTCGCCGGCCTGGTCCTGACCGCCGCGTTCGTGCTGCGAGCCCTGCGGGTCGAACATCCGCTGCTGGACCTGCGGCTGTACCGGAACAAGATGTTCAGCGCGGCTTCCTTCGCCACCTTCGCGATGGGCGCGGCCATCTTCGGCGGCATGATCCTGATGCCGCTGTACTACCAGGTGGTCCGGCACGAGGACGCCGTCGCCACCGGGCTGCTGCTCGCCCCCCAGGGCATCGGCGCGGCCGTCGCCATGTGGCTCTCGGGGCGGCTCTTCGAGAAGATCGGCAGCCTGACGGCCGTCATCGGCGGCGCGATCTGCGTCGCGGCGACCGTGCCGTTCGTGCTGATCACCTCCGGGAGTTCCTACTGGCTGCTGAGCCTGGCGATGGTCGCCCGCGGCTTCGGCATCGGCATGGCCGGCATGCCGGCCATGACCGCGGCCTTCCGGGCCCTGGAGCCGGCCCAGGTGGGCGACGCCACCCCGCAGCTCAACATGTTGCAGAGGGTCGGCGGTTCGATGGGCACCGCGCTCTTCGTCGTGGTGCTCCAGCAGCACCTGGACGACGCGGGCGCCCGCCCGGCCGAGCAGGCGTCCGGCTTCGGCACGACGTTCGTCTGGGTGCTGGCGGCCGCGGTGGTCGCCACGCTTCCCGCCGTCCTGATGACGGCCCTCGAACGCCGGGCGGCCAGGGAGGCGGCGGGCGTGCCGGACGACACGGGGACGGAGGCCCGCAGCGCGGTGTGA
- a CDS encoding GlxA family transcriptional regulator, translating to MPASPLYRVAVLVLEGAKPLDVGIPAQVFTTRASMPYEVRVCGAAPGLVTGGDGLSYHVAHGLEALAWADIVFVPGYRHPDREEPPRAVVDALGAAHDRGARLAAISTGAFALAATGLLDGRRATTHWHYTRALAARHPRIRVDENVLFVDEGSVLTSAGAASGIDLCLHILRGDLGVAASNHAARRLVAAPYRSGGQAQYVPRSVPEPHGERFGATREWALHRLAEPLTLDVLARQAGVSPRTFSRRFVEETGCTPMQWVMRTRIDQARELLERSQRSVEQIAADVGLGTGANLRLHFQRVLGATPSEYRRTFTRGE from the coding sequence GTGCCAGCCTCCCCTTTGTATCGCGTCGCCGTCCTCGTCCTTGAGGGCGCGAAACCGCTCGACGTCGGAATTCCCGCGCAGGTCTTCACGACCCGCGCGAGCATGCCGTACGAGGTGCGGGTGTGCGGGGCGGCACCCGGTCTCGTGACCGGCGGTGACGGTCTGTCGTACCACGTCGCCCACGGCCTGGAGGCGCTCGCGTGGGCGGACATCGTCTTCGTGCCCGGCTACCGGCACCCGGACCGCGAGGAACCGCCGCGGGCCGTCGTCGACGCGCTGGGCGCCGCCCACGACCGGGGCGCGCGGCTCGCCGCCATCTCGACGGGCGCCTTCGCGCTCGCCGCCACGGGTCTGCTCGACGGCAGGCGTGCCACGACGCACTGGCACTACACGCGGGCACTCGCGGCCAGGCACCCGCGCATCCGGGTCGACGAGAACGTCCTGTTCGTCGACGAGGGCAGCGTGCTCACGTCGGCTGGTGCCGCCTCCGGCATCGACCTGTGCCTGCACATCCTGCGCGGCGACCTCGGGGTGGCCGCGTCCAACCACGCGGCCCGCCGCCTGGTCGCGGCCCCTTACCGCAGTGGTGGCCAGGCACAGTACGTGCCGCGCAGCGTGCCCGAGCCGCACGGCGAGCGCTTCGGCGCCACTCGCGAGTGGGCGCTGCACCGGCTCGCCGAGCCCCTCACCCTCGACGTACTGGCGCGGCAGGCCGGGGTCTCGCCGCGCACGTTCTCCCGGCGCTTCGTCGAGGAGACCGGCTGCACGCCGATGCAGTGGGTGATGCGCACCCGCATCGACCAGGCCCGCGAGCTGCTGGAACGCTCGCAGCGCAGCGTCGAACAGATCGCCGCCGACGTCGGGCTGGGCACCGGCGCGAACCTGCGCCTGCACTTCCAGCGCGTCCTCGGCGCCACGCCGAGCGAGTACCGGCGCACCTTCACCCGGGGTGAATAG
- a CDS encoding acyl carrier protein encodes MTEPMDIDTLRRILVACAGEDETAAPAGDILDIPFTDLGYDSLALMESAARIKQDFGVDIADDVLTELETPRALLDLVNGSARAGQPAEEVRVA; translated from the coding sequence ATGACCGAACCGATGGACATCGACACCCTGCGCCGGATACTCGTGGCCTGCGCGGGCGAGGACGAGACGGCCGCTCCGGCCGGCGACATCCTCGACATCCCCTTCACGGACCTGGGTTACGACTCGCTCGCCCTGATGGAGAGCGCGGCCCGGATCAAGCAGGATTTCGGGGTGGACATCGCCGACGACGTCCTGACCGAGCTGGAGACGCCGCGTGCGCTGCTCGACCTCGTCAACGGATCCGCGCGCGCCGGACAGCCGGCCGAGGAGGTGAGGGTCGCGTGA
- a CDS encoding acyltransferase family protein — protein sequence MTASATVDRDGRRPGLPSLTGMRFLAAAAVFFSHAFFQFIPSSWGSGEGPAFLWSKAGSTGVSFFFVLSGFVLTWSARPGAGPGAFWRRRACKIYPNHLVTAAAAVLLALSQSRTVTGHQLLPNLLLVHTWLPRFDVLTGVNSVSWSLGCEAFFYLSFPLLLTALRRAPGRRLWWCAGGLAAAVWCVPLVSEVFLSGGAVLSPRMPYSVTQMWFVYFFPLTRCLEFALGMVLARLVAEGRFPRVPFAPAGALVLGSYFGALYAPGQYGTAAVTVVPLALLIVAGAGADVGGRPSPLRGTTMVWLGEVSFALYMVHELLIDQVARALGIGPADDLSGWQAAGLSLPVLGAAVGVAWLLYAGVERPVMRRWSRPRRKLVLEVGEFS from the coding sequence ATGACGGCGTCGGCCACGGTGGACCGGGACGGCCGCCGGCCGGGGCTGCCCTCGCTGACGGGCATGCGCTTCCTGGCGGCCGCCGCGGTCTTCTTCTCGCACGCCTTCTTCCAGTTCATCCCCAGCAGCTGGGGGTCGGGCGAGGGGCCGGCGTTCCTCTGGAGCAAGGCCGGGTCGACGGGGGTGTCGTTCTTCTTCGTCCTGAGCGGGTTCGTGCTGACGTGGTCGGCGCGGCCCGGTGCGGGGCCCGGGGCGTTCTGGCGCCGGCGCGCCTGCAAGATCTACCCCAACCACCTGGTGACGGCCGCGGCCGCGGTGCTCCTGGCGCTGTCGCAGAGCCGTACGGTGACGGGGCACCAACTGCTGCCGAACCTCCTGCTGGTGCACACGTGGCTGCCGCGCTTCGACGTTCTGACCGGCGTCAACTCGGTCAGCTGGTCGCTGGGGTGCGAGGCGTTCTTCTATCTGTCGTTCCCGCTGCTGCTGACGGCGCTGCGCCGGGCGCCGGGGCGGCGGCTGTGGTGGTGCGCCGGCGGGCTGGCCGCCGCGGTGTGGTGTGTGCCGCTGGTGTCCGAGGTGTTCCTGTCGGGCGGTGCGGTGCTGTCGCCGCGGATGCCCTATTCGGTGACGCAGATGTGGTTCGTCTACTTCTTCCCCCTGACGCGGTGCCTGGAGTTCGCGCTCGGCATGGTGCTGGCGCGGCTGGTCGCGGAGGGCCGGTTCCCGCGGGTGCCGTTCGCGCCGGCGGGGGCGCTCGTCCTCGGTTCGTACTTCGGGGCGCTGTACGCGCCCGGTCAGTACGGCACCGCCGCGGTGACCGTGGTGCCGCTGGCCCTGCTGATCGTCGCGGGGGCCGGGGCGGACGTGGGCGGACGGCCGTCCCCGCTGCGCGGCACCACGATGGTGTGGCTCGGCGAGGTGTCGTTCGCGCTGTACATGGTGCACGAACTGCTCATCGACCAGGTCGCCCGGGCCCTGGGCATCGGGCCGGCGGACGACCTCTCCGGCTGGCAGGCCGCGGGGCTGTCCCTGCCGGTCCTGGGCGCCGCGGTCGGCGTGGCCTGGCTGCTGTACGCGGGCGTCGAACGGCCGGTGATGCGGCGGTGGAGCAGGCCCCGCAGAAAACTCGTTCTCGAAGTGGGTGAATTCTCATGA
- a CDS encoding DMT family transporter, giving the protein MSSLVVSVLLCLVSAVCYAAAAIVQERVAASDEGGAYGPLRRPSWWGAVALTGVGAGLHVVALAFGPLSLVQPLGALTIVFALPMAALLVRRPVGAVGWRGAVLATCGLAGLLALTGPARTDSLAAGQRPELAMGAVVVVAVVSLGARWARRPVVRGVVLACAAGIAFGMASVFTKAAAEDWTSHRTGALVPTLITIALLASAGMLLSQASYRGAGLSAPLATVTVVNPAVAAAVGIAVLGEGFRYGLSGGLLALAAGVVAASGVITLTVHDSDRKPGRERAPEPLSPADPGPRPPLPADPGPRSALPAAPGPRAPLPASRPRCRSRSRSLVPARSASKSG; this is encoded by the coding sequence GTGAGTTCGCTGGTGGTGTCGGTGCTGCTGTGCCTGGTGTCCGCTGTCTGTTACGCGGCGGCGGCCATCGTGCAGGAGCGTGTCGCGGCCTCGGACGAGGGCGGGGCCTACGGGCCGCTGCGGCGGCCGAGCTGGTGGGGCGCGGTGGCGCTGACCGGCGTGGGCGCCGGGCTGCACGTGGTGGCGCTGGCCTTCGGGCCGCTCAGCCTGGTGCAGCCGCTCGGCGCCCTGACGATCGTCTTCGCGCTGCCGATGGCCGCCCTGCTCGTACGCAGGCCCGTCGGCGCCGTGGGCTGGCGGGGCGCCGTCCTCGCGACCTGCGGCCTCGCGGGACTGCTGGCGCTGACCGGCCCCGCGCGGACCGACTCCCTCGCCGCCGGGCAGCGGCCCGAGCTCGCCATGGGCGCGGTCGTCGTCGTGGCGGTCGTCTCGCTCGGCGCGCGGTGGGCGCGCAGACCCGTCGTCCGGGGCGTCGTGCTGGCCTGCGCGGCCGGCATCGCCTTCGGGATGGCGTCCGTCTTCACCAAGGCCGCCGCCGAGGACTGGACCTCGCACCGGACCGGCGCCCTGGTGCCCACCCTGATCACGATCGCCCTCCTCGCCTCCGCCGGGATGCTGCTGTCCCAGGCCTCCTACCGCGGCGCCGGTCTCTCCGCGCCGCTCGCGACCGTGACGGTCGTCAATCCCGCGGTGGCGGCGGCCGTCGGGATAGCGGTCCTGGGCGAGGGGTTCCGGTACGGGCTGTCCGGCGGGCTGCTGGCACTCGCGGCCGGAGTCGTCGCCGCGAGCGGGGTGATCACGCTGACGGTCCACGACAGCGACAGGAAGCCGGGCCGGGAGCGGGCGCCGGAGCCCCTGAGTCCGGCGGATCCCGGCCCCCGGCCCCCTCTCCCGGCGGATCCGGGGCCCCGGTCCGCTCTCCCGGCCGCCCCCGGACCCCGGGCTCCTCTGCCGGCCTCCCGGCCTCGCTGCCGTTCCCGGTCCCGTTCCCTCGTCCCGGCGCGCTCCGCCTCGAAGTCCGGCTGA
- a CDS encoding DoxX family protein: protein MKRTHRTVRGLARPLLAASFVTGGYSVLRDPGPLPALAEKHGVPLPEAATRATAAGMLVGGVALGAGFRPPLSVCLLAVCLVPTTVTVHDFWRQEDPARRVTQRNEFFKNLSLLGALAIAAADALAAGGE from the coding sequence ATGAAGAGGACACACCGGACCGTACGGGGACTGGCCAGGCCGCTGCTGGCCGCCAGCTTCGTCACCGGCGGCTACAGCGTGCTGCGCGACCCCGGCCCGCTGCCCGCGCTCGCGGAGAAACACGGAGTGCCGCTGCCGGAGGCCGCCACCCGGGCCACGGCGGCCGGCATGCTCGTCGGCGGCGTGGCGCTGGGCGCCGGCTTCCGGCCGCCGCTCAGCGTCTGCCTGCTGGCCGTCTGCCTGGTGCCGACGACCGTGACCGTGCACGACTTCTGGAGGCAGGAGGACCCGGCCCGCCGCGTCACCCAGCGGAACGAGTTCTTCAAGAACCTCAGCCTGCTCGGCGCGCTGGCGATCGCCGCCGCCGACGCGCTCGCGGCCGGCGGGGAGTGA
- a CDS encoding aromatase/cyclase codes for MTGSGPPRVHRTEHSLIVSAPPERLYALIADAASWPAVFGPCVHVRHLARTDRSERFELWAEVNGEVRRWTSRRTLVPERFYVGFRQERSAPPVASMAGAWLLRPLPGRRTEVVLRHRFTTVGDDPVAPAGVSAALDRNSRSELAALARVSESGHPVRDVVLTFSDTIEAACPAEAAYTFVERADLWAERLPHVSRSELTEIAPGVQELAMETVTPDGAAHTTRSVRVCHRPGWIAYKQRVLPKPLLGHSGLWTFEDAGAGRGARATARHTVVIDAAAVPSVLGEGATLTDARSYVRRALGDNSRTTLSLAAGAGTAAR; via the coding sequence GTGACCGGCTCCGGCCCGCCCCGGGTGCACCGCACCGAGCACTCGCTCATCGTGTCCGCGCCCCCGGAGCGGCTCTACGCGCTGATCGCGGACGCGGCGTCCTGGCCGGCGGTCTTCGGCCCGTGCGTCCACGTCCGGCATCTGGCCCGTACCGACCGCTCGGAGCGCTTCGAGCTGTGGGCGGAGGTGAACGGCGAGGTCCGGCGGTGGACTTCGCGCCGCACCCTCGTTCCCGAGCGGTTCTACGTGGGCTTCCGGCAGGAGCGCTCCGCTCCGCCGGTCGCCTCGATGGCCGGCGCGTGGCTGTTGCGGCCGTTGCCCGGCCGCCGTACGGAGGTGGTGCTGCGGCACCGCTTCACCACCGTCGGCGACGACCCGGTGGCCCCGGCCGGAGTCTCGGCGGCCCTCGACCGTAACAGCCGCTCGGAGCTGGCCGCCTTGGCGCGCGTCTCCGAGTCCGGGCACCCGGTGCGGGACGTCGTCCTGACCTTCAGCGACACGATCGAGGCGGCGTGCCCGGCGGAGGCCGCGTACACCTTCGTCGAGCGTGCCGATCTGTGGGCCGAGCGGCTGCCGCACGTGTCGCGCAGCGAGCTGACGGAGATCGCCCCGGGTGTCCAGGAGCTGGCCATGGAGACGGTCACCCCGGACGGCGCGGCGCACACGACGCGCTCGGTCCGGGTGTGCCACCGGCCCGGCTGGATCGCCTACAAGCAGCGGGTGCTGCCAAAGCCGCTGCTCGGCCACAGCGGTCTGTGGACGTTCGAGGACGCCGGAGCCGGCCGTGGAGCCAGGGCGACGGCGCGGCACACGGTGGTCATCGACGCGGCCGCGGTGCCCTCGGTGCTGGGCGAGGGCGCCACCCTGACCGACGCCCGCTCGTACGTGCGCCGGGCGCTGGGGGACAACAGCCGGACCACGCTGTCGCTGGCGGCGGGGGCCGGGACGGCGGCACGCTGA
- a CDS encoding acyl-CoA dehydrogenase family protein, with product MRTEEEITGAPLAAGARDVARLAAHHAADADRERRLRPDVVRAVVDAGFARHFVPRRWGGTAGTFTELADAVTAVGEGCAATAWVASLGSTVARMAAHLPEKGQAELWAEGPDTLLVGALMPVGRAEAVPGGWRLSGTWSFISAVDHSQWALVCATTPADGQHRARYFAVERAAYTIRDTWFSVGMRGTGSNTLVLDGTFVPEHLSFDREQVMEGTGSPSPAACHRVPLKAVNGLSFVLPVLGAARGMLTAWTAWAAARAGAGAAHDAGFRDVLARTAGELDAAELLVRRAAAVADQGTYTGLLTARGARDCALASETLLTAVNRMFRATGTSGQAAGGPFERSWRDVNSATSHLVLRLDAAATAYAEQVLAAG from the coding sequence GTGCGGACCGAAGAGGAGATCACCGGCGCGCCCCTCGCCGCCGGGGCCCGGGACGTCGCCCGGCTCGCGGCACACCACGCCGCCGACGCCGACCGGGAGCGCAGGCTGCGCCCCGACGTCGTCCGCGCCGTCGTCGACGCCGGTTTCGCCCGGCACTTCGTCCCCCGCCGGTGGGGCGGGACCGCCGGCACCTTCACCGAGCTCGCCGACGCCGTCACGGCCGTCGGCGAGGGCTGCGCGGCCACCGCCTGGGTGGCCTCGCTCGGCTCGACCGTGGCCCGGATGGCCGCCCACCTGCCCGAGAAGGGACAGGCGGAACTCTGGGCGGAGGGGCCCGACACCCTGCTGGTGGGGGCGCTGATGCCGGTCGGCCGCGCCGAGGCCGTCCCCGGCGGCTGGCGGCTCTCCGGCACCTGGTCGTTCATCAGCGCCGTGGACCACTCGCAATGGGCACTGGTGTGCGCGACGACACCGGCCGACGGACAGCACCGGGCCCGCTACTTCGCGGTGGAACGCGCCGCCTACACCATCCGGGACACCTGGTTCTCGGTGGGCATGCGCGGCACCGGCAGCAACACCCTCGTCCTGGACGGCACGTTCGTACCCGAGCACCTGTCCTTCGACCGCGAGCAGGTGATGGAGGGCACCGGCTCACCGTCCCCGGCGGCGTGCCACCGGGTGCCGCTGAAGGCCGTCAACGGCCTGTCCTTCGTCCTCCCCGTCCTGGGCGCCGCGCGCGGCATGCTCACCGCGTGGACCGCCTGGGCCGCCGCCCGTGCCGGCGCCGGAGCCGCGCACGACGCGGGCTTCCGCGACGTCCTCGCCCGCACCGCGGGGGAGCTGGACGCCGCCGAGCTCCTCGTGCGCCGCGCCGCCGCCGTCGCCGACCAGGGCACGTACACCGGACTGCTGACGGCGCGCGGCGCCCGCGACTGCGCGCTCGCCTCGGAGACGCTGCTGACCGCCGTCAACCGGATGTTCCGCGCGACGGGCACCTCCGGCCAGGCCGCCGGCGGCCCCTTCGAACGCTCCTGGCGGGACGTCAACTCCGCGACCAGCCACCTGGTGCTGCGCCTGGACGCCGCCGCCACGGCTTACGCCGAGCAGGTCCTGGCCGCCGGTTGA
- a CDS encoding NmrA/HSCARG family protein yields MAVGDRDIDRWVLVLGATGRQGGSAARHLLDRGWAVRALVRDPEHPRARELQAKGVRLVKGSLDDPAAVRAAVAGAYGVFTVFTPTHGNGLDGEERHAALLASAVRDAGVAHLVHSSVGGVENPGGVGWRETKLTVERTMRAAGVPTTFLRAVYYMENFLDLPPVVDASGQLVLSRGLLPETRLQMIASQDIGWFVADAFDDPGHFAGRNVEIAGDELTGPRIAEAFARHTGLPARFESVPIEEIRRQNEWMAKTFVWFNEVGYTADIPALRAAHPGLLTFDAFLRGSGWSPRDPE; encoded by the coding sequence ATGGCCGTCGGGGACAGGGACATCGATCGCTGGGTGCTGGTGCTGGGCGCGACCGGCCGGCAAGGGGGTTCGGCGGCCCGGCACCTGCTCGACCGGGGCTGGGCGGTCCGCGCGCTCGTACGCGATCCGGAGCATCCGCGGGCCCGGGAGCTCCAGGCCAAGGGCGTGCGGCTGGTGAAGGGGTCGCTGGACGACCCGGCCGCCGTGCGGGCGGCGGTGGCGGGGGCGTACGGGGTGTTCACCGTCTTCACGCCGACGCACGGCAACGGTCTGGACGGCGAGGAGCGGCACGCGGCACTGCTGGCCTCGGCCGTACGGGACGCGGGGGTGGCGCACCTCGTGCACAGCTCGGTCGGCGGCGTGGAGAACCCCGGCGGCGTGGGCTGGCGGGAGACCAAGCTGACGGTCGAGCGGACCATGCGGGCGGCGGGCGTGCCCACGACGTTCCTGCGCGCGGTCTACTACATGGAGAACTTCCTCGACCTGCCGCCGGTCGTGGACGCCTCCGGGCAGCTGGTGCTCAGCCGGGGCCTGCTGCCGGAGACCCGGCTCCAGATGATCGCTTCGCAGGACATCGGCTGGTTCGTGGCCGACGCCTTCGACGACCCCGGGCACTTCGCCGGCCGGAACGTGGAGATCGCCGGTGACGAGCTCACCGGCCCGCGGATCGCCGAGGCGTTCGCGCGCCACACCGGGCTGCCGGCCCGCTTCGAGTCGGTGCCGATCGAGGAGATCCGGCGGCAGAACGAGTGGATGGCCAAGACCTTCGTGTGGTTCAACGAAGTCGGCTACACGGCGGACATCCCCGCGCTGCGCGCGGCGCACCCGGGGCTGCTGACCTTCGACGCCTTCCTGCGGGGGTCCGGGTGGTCACCGCGAGATCCGGAATGA
- the gap gene encoding type I glyceraldehyde-3-phosphate dehydrogenase gives MTRIAINGFGRIGRNVLRALLERESALEIVAVNDLTEPAALARLLAYDSTAGRLGRPVTVDGDALVVDGRRITVLAEREPARLPWAALGVDVVLEATGRFTSAEAARAHLDAGARKVLVSAPSDGADVTLAFGVNTGTYDPAAHTIVSNASCTTNALAPLAKVLDELAGIEHGFMTTVHAYTQEQNLQDGPHRDPRRARAAGVNIVPTTTGAAKAIGLVLPNLDGKLSGDSIRVPVPVGSIVELNTTVARDVTREDVLAAYRAAAEGPLAGVLEYSEDALVSSDIVGNPASSIFDSALTRVDGRHVKVVAWYDNEWGFSNRVIDTLELLATG, from the coding sequence ATGACTCGCATCGCCATCAACGGATTCGGCCGCATCGGACGCAATGTGCTGCGCGCACTTCTGGAGCGCGAGAGCGCCCTGGAGATCGTCGCGGTCAACGACCTCACCGAGCCCGCCGCTCTCGCCCGGCTGCTCGCCTACGACAGCACGGCCGGCCGGCTCGGGCGCCCGGTGACCGTCGACGGGGACGCCCTCGTCGTCGACGGCCGCCGGATCACGGTGCTGGCCGAGCGCGAACCGGCGCGGCTGCCGTGGGCCGCCCTCGGCGTCGACGTCGTCCTGGAGGCCACCGGCCGCTTCACCTCGGCCGAGGCCGCCCGCGCCCACCTCGACGCGGGCGCGCGCAAGGTGCTCGTCAGCGCGCCGTCGGACGGCGCCGACGTCACGCTCGCGTTCGGGGTCAACACCGGCACGTACGACCCGGCCGCGCACACGATCGTCTCGAACGCCTCCTGCACCACCAACGCGCTCGCGCCGCTGGCCAAGGTGCTCGACGAACTCGCGGGTATCGAGCACGGGTTCATGACGACGGTGCACGCCTACACGCAGGAGCAGAACCTCCAGGACGGTCCGCACCGCGACCCGCGCCGTGCGCGGGCGGCCGGGGTCAACATCGTGCCGACCACGACGGGCGCGGCCAAGGCGATCGGCCTGGTGCTGCCGAACCTCGACGGCAAGCTGTCGGGCGACTCGATCCGCGTCCCCGTCCCGGTGGGCTCGATCGTCGAGCTCAACACGACCGTCGCCCGTGACGTGACGCGCGAGGACGTGCTGGCCGCCTACCGCGCCGCGGCGGAGGGCCCGCTCGCGGGCGTCCTCGAATACTCCGAGGACGCGCTCGTCTCGTCCGACATCGTCGGCAACCCGGCCTCGTCGATCTTCGACTCGGCCCTCACCCGCGTCGACGGCCGCCACGTCAAGGTGGTCGCCTGGTACGACAACGAGTGGGGCTTCTCGAACCGCGTGATCGACACGCTCGAACTCCTCGCCACCGGCTGA